Proteins encoded in a region of the Macrobrachium rosenbergii isolate ZJJX-2024 chromosome 34, ASM4041242v1, whole genome shotgun sequence genome:
- the LOC136855989 gene encoding GATA zinc finger domain-containing protein 11-like gives MTTPTNHSNFDHHTYNNHFKLPRPHLQQPLQRHTYNNHFNFNFHDHLQQPLPTSTSTPHQHPTSTTHLQQPQPPHLQQPLQLRRLTPTTTNFNSTSTTTPTTTTSTFHDHTYNNPSQRPHHTYNKPTSTSTTPTTTTSNFNFHDHTYNNHFNFNFTTTPTTTTNTTTTHHNNHYNNHFNFNFHDHTYNNHFNFNTYTYFQQPLRLPRPHLQQPLQLLTPRLHHNTTTSNHTYNNHFNFNFHDHTYNNHQLQLPRPHLQQPLQLQLPRPHLQQPQPSTTTQITTSTSTSTTTPTTTTSTYNFHDHTYNKLQLPTSTTTPTTTTQLQLPRPHLQQPTSTSTPSTTPLNFHDHTYNKLQTSNDSLNNNHSTSTSTTTPTTTNQLFNLQQPLQRPHLQQPLQLQLPRPHPTTTTSN, from the coding sequence aTGACCACACCTACTAACCACTCCAACTTCGaccaccacacctacaacaaccacttcaaacttccacgaccacacctacaacaaccacttcaacgacacacctacaacaaccacttcaacttcaacttccacgaccacttacaacaaccacttccaacttcaacttccacaccaCACCAACACCCAACTTCGACcacacacctacaacaaccacaaccaccacacctacaacaaccacttcaacttcgaCGACTTACACCTACAACAACCAACTTCaattcaacttccacgaccacacctacaacaaccacttcaactttccacgaccacacctacaacaaccccTCCCAACGTCcacaccacacctacaacaaaccaacttcaacttccaccacacctacaacaaccacttccaacttcaacttccacgaccacacctacaacaaccacttcaacttcaacttcacgaccacacctacaacaaccaccaaCACAACTACAACACACCACAACAACcactacaacaaccacttcaacttcaacttccatgaccacacctacaacaaccacttcaacttcaacacCTACACCTACTTCCAACAACCACTTcgacttccacgaccacacctacaacaaccactccaacttctgACTCCACGACTACACCACAACACCACAACTtccaaccacacctacaacaaccacttcaacttcaacttccacgaccacacctacaacaaccaccaacttcaacttccacgaccacacctacaacaaccacttcaacttcaacttccacgaccacacctacaacaaccacaacCTTCCACGACCACACAAataaccacttcaacttcaacttccacgaccacacctacaacaaccacttcaacttacaacttccacgaccacacctacaacaaacTCCAACTtccaacttccacgaccacacctacaacaaccactcaacttcaacttccacgaccacacctacaacaaccaacttcaacttccacacctTCAACAACCCCactcaacttccacgaccacacctacaacaaacTTCAAACTTCCAACGACTCACTCAACAACAACCactcaacttcaacttccacgaccacacctacaacaaccaacCAACTTTTCAActtacaacaaccacttcaacgaccacacctacaacaaccacttcaacttcaacttccacgaccacaccctacaacaaccacttccaaCTGA
- the LOC136855990 gene encoding GATA zinc finger domain-containing protein 14-like → MTPHHTYNNHFNFNDHTTPTINFHDHTYNNHFNFNFHDPHLQQPLNFNVHDHTYNNNHSNSNSTSTTTPTINNHISPLQLPRPHLQQPQLQLHNHTYKTTSNFHDHNHSNYPPTTTLQLDHTYNNHFNFDHTHNNNSNFNFHDHTYNNHSNFNDQQPQPPQLQPPTTTTNSTSTSTTTPTTPLQQLHFNTTPPHNHNNSLQLQLPQPPTTPLQLKFPHHNYSNFINHTNQPPQLRLQCQPNNSNDHNNFQTTQVPLNFNFHTYNNHFPLQLQLPPPPLNSQPQPLNSHSNFHNHTYNNFNFNFHDPTFNNSTTTSTTPTPQTSTTQQQPTPTSTSPTQHFNFNFHNHSNSTPTPPQQPP, encoded by the exons ATGACTCcacaccacacctacaacaaccacttcaacttcaacgaCCACACCACACCTACaatcaacttccacgaccacacctacaacaaccacttcaacttcaacttccacgacccacacctacaacaaccactcaaCTTCAAcgtccacgaccacacctacaacaacaaccactccaac TCCAACTccacttccacgaccacacctacaatcAACAACCACATCTcaccacttcaacttccacgaccacacctacaacaaccacaacTTCAACttcacaaccacacctacaaaaCCACTtccaacttccacgaccacaacCACTCAAACTACCCACCTACAACAACCCTTCAACttgaccacacctacaacaaccacttcaacttcgaCCACACCCACAACAAcaactccaacttcaacttccacgaccacacctacaacaaccactccaacttcaacgACCAAcaaccacaaccaccacaactccaacCTCCCACAACCACCACAaattcaacttcaacttccacgaccacacctacaactcCACTTCAACAACTTCACTTCAACACCACTCCACCTCACAACCACAACAACtcactccaacttcaacttccacaaccaccaaCAACTCCACTTCAACTTAAATTTCCACACCACAACTACTCCAACTTCATCAACCACACCAACCAACCACCTCAACTTCGACTTCAATGTCAACCCAACAACTCCAACGACCACAACAACTTCCAAACCACCCAAGTCCCactcaacttcaacttccacacctacaacaaccacttcccacttcaacttcaacttccaccacctcCCCTCAACTCCCAACCACAACCACTCAACTCCCACtccaacttccacaaccacacctacaacaacttcaacttcaacttccacgacccaACCTTCAACAATTCCACAACCAcatcaaccactccaactccacaaacttccacaacacaacaacaaccaactcCCACTTCGACTTCACCAACCCAACACTTCAATTTTAACTTccacaaccactccaactcaacTCCAACACCACCACAACAACCACCctaa
- the LOC136855991 gene encoding mucin-2-like, with protein sequence PPHLQPPQLQLPTSTTTNNLSNSTTTPTTTTPTSTTTTSTTTTTTTTPTSTTTTPTPTPTPTSTPTTTTSTSTSTTTPPPPTSTSTTTTPTPTSTSTTTTNNNSNFNPTTTTPTPLQLPPPPPHLQQPPPPLQPATSTTTTPTTTQLQLPPQPPQPYFNFHHHHHTTSKSNDSTPTSTSTTTTPNSNHPTPPHDHTSTTTTTNSQLHHHDHTPTPKHHHHHPTPRPTSTTSPITQLHLPPQQQPSNFHHHTTTPTSTSTTTSTTTTTNNFPPLHKNHFNFRPHLQQQLIFPTPTTPQITQQHSTPSTKPPQFSIFHNSQPFQQHIPPAHFFHNTPTTTLSPLQLYNTPLQPVNPTCNNHLNTTTSQRPTPTQLPQLPSHNHLNQPHVSTTTHLNPAPTSTSNHPNSHFNFNFHNSTTPTVTTTSTPTTTSTLTSTQLHLQQQPQLPTSTSTTITTTPTSTSTSTTTSTPPFQLQLHNHFTTTTTTSNPPTSTTTSTSSTTPHNTTSTPNFHNHTYNNHFNHTYNNHFNFNFHTSAAITTSTYDLHLQLTNFHFNSPLLQLPRPHNSTSTLTSASNFHNHTYNNHHNSHQLPQPHLQQPTSLQLPLQLQLPQPTSTPTSTSTTTATTSAHLTSTPTPTTTTPTSTTSTITPATTAPAHFHVFHNYTCNNNPTPFNFNFTTTTQLPTSTSNFHNHSQHPPHFTLPQQPPTSTRHLQQPPQLPDLPRPQPTATPAQPPTPTSTPSTTSSTSTTTTTKPTLTDHTHQQPLHLQTSTQQTNYNNHFNFTTTPHNNFTSQPFHDHTSTSQPLNSTPQLQLQLTHDHTNHLNHFNFNNLKLHFNFHNHQLNFHTTPYNKPPQLPTSNHDHTATQQPLSSDFHTQLTLNTVHFNNQLNSTARHPHFNTSNFNNTLHPYNTSTTYTSTLNFHNSHQQPLQLQPPHLHNLQLTSSSTTTPATTTPTPTSSFNFHTPLHQQHNNPLQHPHSPSTTLIYIHNHSNFYFHHHNSTTSTSTTTTPTPTTPPSTTTSIFISNHNHFNITPQQTSTNTQPPHPPHLHTTLPTNFHFNTTNTTYQHQQLQLQPLQQIFNTNKPTSITSPPQLNNFNFTTHPHPQSTSHNTNLTSITQPTSTTSTSTSTSTSTPPTTTTLFNFNINNTNYHYHYFTPHLQQPPNFNFNNIHNTNYHHNINNSNHHLVHIHSTQLQHPHHTSTTTTSTSTSTTTPTTTTTSTPTTTSSTIQSTSLHLHLQPQPLQQHQQHHTPQHQQLQLHTVHIHKYPHLHLQQNNHLTSTTSTPTSTIQPPPIYIHNTSTTPTTTTSSNIHNHTSTTSYNSTSNHHNHIYNNTTNFNINNYHTTSTTPTTTSNHIHKYFYIYISNHTTQQHTNYPSPHFNVQPPPHPHPQVLHIYISNHFNINNQLHLPHQQPPPTSTSTILQHRHSTTTPTTTSTLTTSTHQHLQPPLHFLTSNNHFYINIPHQQQPSTTSTPTATTPTSTTDQHHNVHIHNSTSTSQYQPLQPQLLNINKQPLQLNNSNHHTYVHIHNLTSTTTPSTTTTTSTTSTTLPTSTTTSTTPTTTCPHPHYLHLHLQPQLPNLTYRLHQQPTHQQP encoded by the exons CCACCACACctacaaccaccacaactccaacttccaacttccaccaccaccaacaacctctccaactccaccaccacacctacaacaaccactccaacttccaccacca caacttccaccaccaccaccacaacaaccactccaacttcaaccACAACAACCCCAACTCCGACTCCAACTCCAACT TCCACAcccacaacaaccacttcaacttcaacttccacgaccacaccacCAC ctcccacttcaacttccaccaccaccaccccaactcCCACTTCAACGTCCACCACCACCACAAATAACAACTCCAACTTCaatcccaccaccaccaccccaactccacttcaacttccaccaccaccaccccacctacaacaaccaccaccaccacttcaACCcgcaacttccaccaccaccaccccaacaaccactcaacttcaacttccaccacaaccaccccaaccctacttcaacttccaccaccaccaccacacaacTTCCAAATCCAACGactcaactcccacttcaacgtCCACCACTACAACTCCTAACTCCAACCACCCAACTCCACCCCACGACCACACttcaaccaccaccaccaccaactccCAACTTCACCACCACGACCACACTCCAACTCccaaacaccaccaccaccacccaacTCCCCGACCAACTTCCACCACTAGTCCAATAACTCAACTCCACCTACCACCACAACAACAACCTTCCAACTTCCACCACCACACcacaactcccacttcaacttccaccacaaccTCCACAACCACAACCACCAACAACTTCCCACCACTCCACAAAAACCACTTCAACTTCCGACCACACCTCCAACAACAACTCATTTTCCCAACTCCAACCACACCACAAATTACTCAACAACATTCAACCCCTTCAACAAAACCACCCCAATTTT CCATCTTCCACAACTCTCAACCTTTTCAACAACACATACCTCCAGCTCACTTCTTCCACAACACACCAACAACCACCTTAAGCCCACTTCAACTTTACAACACACCACTTCAACCGGTCAACCCCACCTGCAACAACCACCTCAACACCACAACTTCCCAACGACCAACTCCCACTCAACTTCCACAACTTCCTTCCCACAACCACCTCAACCAACCACACGTCTCCACAACCACACACCTCAACCCCGCTCCAACTTCGACttccaaccaccccaactcccacttcaacttcaacttccacaactcAACAACACCTACTGTAACCACCACCTCAACTCCGACCACCACCTCAACTTTAACTTCAACACAACTACACCTACAACAACAACCTCAACtccccacttcaacttcaaccaCAATCACtacaactcccacttcaacttcaacttccacaaccacctcaactcccccATTTCAACTTCAACTCCACAACCACTtcacaacaaccacaacaacttCAAACCCACCTACatcaacaaccacttcaacttcatcAACCACACCTCACAACACCACCTCAACTcccaacttccacaaccacacttACAACAATCACttcaaccacacctacaacaaccacttcaacttcaacttccacacctCAGCAGCAATAACCACTTCAACTTACGACCTACACCTGCAACTCACAAACTTCCACTTCAACTCCCCACttcttcaacttccacgaccacacaaCTCCACCTCAACTCTAACTTCAGCTtccaacttccacaaccacacctacaacaaccaccacaactcacaccaacttccacaaccacacttACAACAACCTACATCCcttcaactcccacttcaacttcaacttccacaaccaacctcaactccaacttcaacttccacgaccacagcAACCACCTCAGCACATTTAACTTCCACACCCACACcgacaacaaccactccaacttcaactACTTCCACAATTACACCTGCAACAACAGCTCCAGCTCACTTCCACGTCTTCCACAACTACACCTGCAACAACAATCCAACTcccttcaacttcaacttcacaACCACCACTCAGCTCCCCACTTCAACTTCCAACTTCCACAACCACTCACAACACCCACCTCA CTTCACACTTCCACAACAACCACCCACTTCCACAagacacctacaacaaccacctcaGCTTCCTGACCTTCCACGACCTCAACCCACAGCCACACCTGCTCAGCCACCAACACCCACTTCAACACCTTCAACAACCAGCTCAACTTCCACGACAACAACCACTAAACCAACTTTAACGGACCACACCCATCAACAACCACTCCATCTTCAGACTTCCACACAACAAACCaactacaacaaccacttcaactttaCGACCACACCCCACAACAACTTCACTTCCCAAcccttccacgaccacacctcaACTTCACAACCACTCAACTCAACT CCTCAACTCCAACTTCAACTTACCCACGACCACACCAACCACctcaaccacttcaacttcaacaacCTCAAGctccacttcaacttccacaaccatcAGCTCAACTTCCACACCACACCCTACAACAAACCACCTCAACTCCCAACTTCCAATCACGACCACACAGCCACACAACAACCACTCAGCTCCGACTTCCACACTCAACTCACTTTAAACACTGTCCACTTCAACAACCAACTCAACTCAACAGCACGACACCCACACTTCAACACCTCTAACTTCAACAATAc ACTACACCCATACAACACATCCACAACCTACACATCTACTCTCAACTTCCACAACTCACatcaacaaccacttcaacttcaaccaCCACACCTCCACAACCTCCAACTCACTTCatcttccacaaccacacctgcAACAACAACTCCAACTCCCACTTCAAGTTTCAACTTCCACACCCCACTTCACCAACAACACAACAACCCACTTCAACATCCTCACTCCCCTTCAACCACACTCATCTACATCCACAACCACTCTAACTTCTACTTCCAc CATCACAACTcaacaacttcaacttccaccacaacaACTCCAACTCCCACAACACCTCCATCCACAACCACTTCAATCTTTATCTCCAACCACAACCACTTCAACATCACACCACAACAAACATCAACAAACACCCAACCACCACATCCACCACACCTGCACACAACCCTTCCAACCAACTTCCACTTCAACACAACCAACACAACCTACCAACATCAACAACTCCAACTACAACCACTTCAACAAATCTTCAACACCAACAAACCTACATCAATCACTTCACCACCTCAACTCAACAACTTCAACTTCACCACTCATCCACATCCACAA TCAACATCACACAACACCAACTTGACTTCCATCACACAACCCACTTCAACCACTTCCACATCCACAAGTACTTCTACATCTACacctccaacaacaacaactctaTTCAACTTCAACATCAACAACACCAACTACCACTACCAT TACTTCACACCACATCTCCAACAACCACCTAACTTCAACTTCAACAACATCCACAACACCAACTACCACCACAACATCAACAACTCCAACCACCACCTCGTCCACATCCACTCGactcaacttcaacatccacatCACACCTCAACCACAACCACTTCAACATCAACTTccacaacaacaccaacaacgaCCACCACATCAACTCCAACCACCACCTCGTCCACCATCCAAAGTACTTCtctacatctacatctccaaccacaaccacttcaacaacatcaacaacaccaCACACCACAACATCAACAACTCCAACTTCACACCGTCCACATCCACAAGTACccacatctacatctccaacagaACAACCACCTCACATCAACaacctcaactcccacttcaacaaTCCAACCACCACCCATCTACATCCACAACACCTCAACAACTCCAACAACAACCACCTCATCCAACATCCACAACCACACCTCTACCACATCATACAATTCAACTTCCAATCATCACAACCACATCTACAACAACACAACCAACTTCAACATCAACAACTACCACACCACATCAACAACTCCAACCACCACCTCCAACCACATCCACAAGTACTtctacatctacatctccaaccaCACCACACAACAACACACCAACTACCCTTCACCACATTTCAACGTCCAACCACCACCTCATCCACATCCACAAGTACTtcacatctacatctccaaccaCTTCAACATCAACAACCAACTACATCTACCACATCAACAACCACCACCAACGTCCACATCCACAA TACTCCAACATCGACATTCCACGACCACACCCACAACAACATCAACACTAACAACTTCTACACATCAACACCTACAACCACCTCTTCACTTCCTAACATCCAACAACCACTTCTACATCAACATTCCACACCAACAACAACCATCAACAACATCAACACCCACAGCAACCACTCCAACATCAACAACTGACCAACACCACAACGTCCACATCCACAATTCAACTTCTACATCACAGTACCAACCACTCCAACCACAACTACTCAACATCAAcaaacaaccactccaactcaacAACTCCAACCACCACACCTACGTCCACATCCACAACttaacttccacaaccacaccttcAACAACCACAACCActtcaacaacatcaacaacactgccaacttccacgaccacatcAACAACTCCAACCACCACCTGTCCACATCCACACTACttacatctacatctccaaccaCAACTACCTAACTTAACTTATCGACTACACCAACAACCAACACATCAACAACCATGA
- the LOC136855993 gene encoding uncharacterized protein DDB_G0286175-like has translation MTTSSPHPQQHQQHQPTTTSTTQPPLHVHIHKYTNNNYHQPQPLQHQHQLTLLHQQLQQPPVHIHKYFSHHISNHNNSTTSTTPTPTSTTSTTPTTTSSPSTTSTSTSTSPTTTTATSTSLLNSTHLHNINNSNHHLVHIHKYFYIYISNHKSLQHQQHQLLLPHQQLQPPPRPHPQVLHPIKHLPNINQPTTSTSTSTTINLPLSTTPQPPPHPHFHFNPQPPHLQPTTTSTTTTTQLPLPHQLPQPPPSSTSTTLHFHNHTINNTNFHFTPQHQQPLNHSQLQLNDHTITTTTSNINFHLLTTTPQQPLQPNCPHPQQPLLQLQLPNNHLNHNNLNLTFHNHTCQHHLNINNNHISNHKPLQLPQPHLQQSTTSTTSTSTPHFHKYFQPHQPVHIHKYFYIYISNHNQFNNINNTNYLYHFNNSTTTSSTFTSTSTSTSPTTTTTATSSNTNYSTTSTTLTTTLSTSTSTYIYISNHNTTLTSTTLTTSTTTTTCKSTSTYICPHPQP, from the exons ATGACCACCAGTTCGCCACATCCACAA CAACATCAACAACACCAACCCACAACCACATCAACAACCCAACCACCACTTCATGTCCACATCCACAAGTACACCAACAACAACTATCACCAACCACAACCACTTCAACATCAACACCAACTAACTCTACTTCATCAACAACTCCAACAACCACCTGTCCACATCCACAAGTACTTCTCACATCACATCTCCAACCACAACAattcaacaacatcaacaacaccaACTCCCACCTCTACCACATCAACAACTCCAACCACCACCTCATCCCCATCCACAACTTCCACTtctacatctacatctccaaccaCAACCACTGCAACATCAACATCTCTGTTAAATTCAACTCACCTCCACAACATCAACAACTCCAACCACCACCTCGTCCACATCCACAAGTACTtctacatctacatctccaaccaCAAATCACTTCAACATCAACAACACCaactactcctaccacatcaaCAACTCCAACCACCACCTCGTCCACATCCACAAGTACTACATCCCATAAAACATCTACCCAACATCAACCAACCAACTACTTCAACATCAACTTCCACAACTATCAATCTACCACTTTCAACAACTCCACAACCACCACCTCATCCACACTTCCACTTCAACCCACAACCACCTCATCTCCAACCCACAaccacatcaacaacaacaaccacacaACTACCTCTACCacatcaacttccacaaccaccacCTTCATCCACATCCactacacttcacttccacaaccacaccatCAACAACACTAACTTCCACTTCACACCCCAACACCAACAACCACT CAACCACTCCCAACTTCAACTCAATGACCACACCATAACCACAACCACTTCCAACATCAACTTCCACCTCTTAACAACCACaccacaacaaccactccaacccaACTGTCCACATCCACAACAACCACTTCTACAACTTCAACTCCCAAATAACCACCTCAACCACAACAACCTCAACTTAACTTTCCACAACCACACCTGCCAACACCACctcaacatcaacaacaaccacATCTCCAACCAcaaaccacttcaacttccacaaccacacctacaacaatcTACCACATcaacaacttcaacttccacaccaCACTTCCACAAGTACTTCCAACCACATCAACCTGTCCACATCCACAAGTACTtctacatctacatctccaaccacaaccaattcaacaacatcaacaacaccaACTACCTCTACCACTTCAACAACTCAACCACCACCTCATCCACATTCACAAGTACTtctacatctacatctccaaccaCAACCACTACAGCAACATCATCAAACACCAACTACTCCACCACATCAACAACTCTAACCACCACCCTGTCCACATCCACAAGTACttacatctacatctccaaccaCAACACCACTTTAACATCAACAACACTAACTACCTCTACCACAACCACCACCTGTAAATCCACAAGTACTTACATCTGTCCACATCCACAACCATAA
- the LOC136855994 gene encoding uncharacterized protein gives MPPTTTSNFNFHHIYTTPTLQLQLPTTSTTTLHLHQHPQPPSTTQQHQLPPPPPHPQHHHQPQPSSTSSITTTTSTTSTTPTTTPHHHTSLQTHQLSTSTTSTINNHSNQLPTTTLQQHHHNNHQLTPPPHPQQPPNFNFHGPHLHHSNHFHTTSHQLQHPTNHQPPPTLTSTTTPQQPPTSTSTPTTTPTSSPPPPPLQSTTNHPTTLKLNNHSN, from the exons ATGCCACCAACAACCACTTctaacttcaacttccaccacatcTACACAACTCCAACCCTCCAACTTCAACTTCCCACCACATCCACAACAACCCTACATCTACATCAACATCCACAACCACCTTCAACAACTCAACAACAccaactaccaccaccaccaccacacccaCAACACCACCATCAACCACAACCATCGTCAACAtcttccatcaccaccaccacttcaacaacatcaacaacaccaACGACCACACCACATCACCACACTTCACTCCAGACCCACCAACTC TCAACTTCAACCACTTCCACCATCAACAACCACTCCAACCAACTTCCAACAACAACCCTCCAACAACACCACCACAACAACCATCAACTAACTCCACCACCACATCCACAACAACCACCCAACTTCAATTTCCACGGACCACACCTACACCACTCCAACCACTTCCACACCACATCTCACCAACTTCAACATCCAACAAACCACCAACCACCTCCAACTTTAACATCCACCACCACACCCCAACAACCACCAACCTCAACGTCCACACCCACAACTACTCCAACTTcatctccaccaccaccacctctccAATCAACTACAAACCACCCAACCACACTCAAACTaaacaaccactccaactga